One segment of Brassica napus cultivar Da-Ae chromosome C3, Da-Ae, whole genome shotgun sequence DNA contains the following:
- the LOC106445704 gene encoding hydroxyacylglutathione hydrolase 2, mitochondrial-like produces MQTISKASSATSFFRCSRKLTSQPCVRQLHIRKGLVSRVMKLVSSPLRGAGKSIRVSSFCSVSSSISSLQIEMVPCLKDNYAYILHDEDTGTVGVVDPSEAEPVIDSLQRSGRNLTYILNTHHHYDHTGGNLELKDRYGAKVIGSALDRDRIPGIDIALKDGDKWMFAGHEVHVMDTPGHTKGHISLYFPGSRAIFSGDTLFSLSCGKLFEGTPKQMLASLKKIISLPDDTSIYCGHEYTLSNSKFALSIEPNNEVLRSYAAHVAELRKKKLPTIPTTLKMEKACNPFLRSSNTDIRQALGISETADEAEALAIIREAKDNFKV; encoded by the exons ATGCAAACCATCTCGAAAGCTTCATCTGCTACCTCCTTCTTCCGATGTTCTAGG AAGCTAACAAGTCAGCCATGTGTGAGGCAGCTTCACATCCGAAAGGGTCTTGTCAGTAGAGTCATGAAGCTTGTCTCTTCGCCTCTCCGCGGTGCTGGCAAATCTATTCGAGTCTCCAGTTTCTGCAGTGTCTCCTCCAGTATCTCCTCATTGCAGATTGAGATG GTGCCTTGTCTTAAAGACAACTATGCCTACATTTTGCATGACGAGGATACTGGTACTGTTGGGGTCGTTGACCCTTCTGAAGCTGAACCTGTGATTGATTCTTTGCAGAGGAGTGGTAGGAACCTAACGTATATATTGAATACACATCATCATTATGATCATACTGGTGGCAACTTGGAATTGAAAGACAGGTACGGTGCAAAG GTGATTGGCTCAGCTTTAGATAGAGACCGGATACCTGGGATTGATATAGCCTTGAAGGATGGTGACAAGTGGATGTTTGCTGGTCATGAAGTCCATGTTATGGATACTCCTGGCCACACAAAAG GCCATATCAGCTTATACTTTCCAGGATCACGAGCTATCTTCTCTGGGGACACCTTGTTTAGCTTATCTTGTGGTAAACTCTTTGAAGGCACCCCTAAGCAG ATGCTTGCTTCTctcaaaaaaatcatttctttACCAGATGACACAAGCATATACTGTGGTCATGAATACACACTG AGTAATTCCAAGTTTGCATTGTCTATAGAGCCAAACAACGAAGTACTTCGGTCTTATGCAGCTCATGTTGCAGAGCTCCGTAAAAAGAAATTGCCtacg ATTCCGACAACACTGAAGATGGAGAAAGCTTGTAACCCATTCCTCCGCAGTTCGAATACAGATATTCGTCAGGCTTTAGGTATTTCAGAGACTGCAGATGAAGCAGAAGCTTTGGCTATTATCCGAGAAGCAAAGGATAATTTCAAAGTTTAG
- the LOC106445705 gene encoding delta-9 acyl-lipid desaturase 2-like has protein sequence MSVTSTVEENHRKKPSSSEKEAEKRRQRWAFWGRKWRRLDYFKLTASLFVHSMALLAPFYFSWSALWVTFLFYTIGGLGITVSYHRNLAHRSFKVPKWLEYLLAYCALLAIQGDPIDWVSTHRYHHQFTDSERDPHSPKEGFWFSHLLWIYDSAYLVSKCGRRTNVDDLKKQWFYRFLQKTVMFHILGLGLILFYLGGMSFVTWGMGVGAALEVHVTCLINSLCHVWGTRTWKTNDTSRNVWWLSVFSFGESWHNNHHAFESSARQGLEWWQIDLSWYIVRSLEIVGLAYDVKLPTESQRRRMAIVR, from the exons ATGTCCGTGACATCCACGGTGGAGGAGAACCACCGTAAAAAGCCTTCTTCGTCGGAGAAAGAAGCGGAGAAGAGGAGACAGAGATGGGCGTTCTGGGGAAGAAAGTGGAGGAGATTAGACTATTTCAAACTAACAGCTTCACTGTTTGTGCATTCAATGGCTCTATTGGCACCGTTTTATTTCAGCTGGTCGGCTCTTTGGGTAACGTTTTTGTTTTATACAATTGGTGGCCTTGGTATTACGGTGTCGTATCACCGGAACTTGGCTCACCGGAGTTTCAAAGTCCCTAAATGGCTTGAGTATCTCTTAGCCTATTGTGCCCTTCTCGCCATCCAG gGAGATCCGATTGATTGGGTGAGTACTCATCGATATCATCACCAGTTTACAGATTCAGAAAGAGATCCACATAGTCCGAAGGAAGGCTTTTGGTTTAGTCATCTTCTATGGATTTATGATTCTGCATATCTTGTTTCAAAG TGTGGAAGAAGAACAAACGTGGATGATTTGAAGAAGCAATGGTTCTATAGGTTTCTTCAAAAAACGGTGATGTTTCACATTCTAGGACTTGGTCTCATTCTCTTCTATCTTGGTGGCATGTCCTTCGTTACTTGGGGAATG GGTGTAGGAGCAGCATTGGAGGTGCACGTGACATGCCTCATCAACTCCCTCTGCCACGTTTGGGGCACTCGGACATGGAAAACCAATGACACTTCTCGTAATGTTTG gTGGTTATCTGTGTTTTCATTTGGGGAAAGTTGGCACAACAATCACCATGCGTTCGAGTCGTCGGCGAGACAAGGGCTTGAATGGTGGCAAATAGACCTTTCTTGGTACATTGTTCGGTCTCTTGAGATTGTTGGTTTAGCATATGATGTGAAACTCCCAACGGAATCTCAACGACGTCGGATGGCTATTGTTCGTTGA
- the LOC106445702 gene encoding probable fructokinase-1, protein MKQLASSPVKQESIKTLPSFILYYYSPIFDLSIIIPTDLMAPTGEKPLIVSFGEMLIDFVPTESGVSLAEAPGFLKAPGGAPANVAIAVSRLGGRSAFVGKLGDDEFGHMLAGILRKNGVADQGINFDTGARTALAFVTLKADGDREFMFYRNPSADMLLRPDELDLELIRSAKVFHYGSISLIVEPCRSAHLKAMEVAKEAGALLSYDPNLREPLWPSKEEAKTQIMSIWDKAEIIKVSDVELEFLTGSNKIDDETAMSLWHPNLKLLLVTLGEKGCRYYAKNFRGSVDPFHVNAVDTTGAGDSFVGALLNKIADDHSILEDEERLRKVLRFANACGAITTTKKGAIPALPSEAEVLSFLEKK, encoded by the exons atgaagCAGCTAGCTTCTTCACCAGTTAAACAAGAGTCTATAAAAACACTCCCCTCCTTCATTTTATATTACTACTCTCCTATCTTTGATCTCTCAATAATCATTCCAACAGATCTGATGGCACCCACCGGCGAGAAACCACTCATCGTCAGCTTCGGCGAGATGCTCATCGACTTCGTCCCCACCGAGTCCGGCGTCTCCCTCGCCGAAGCCCCGGGCTTCCTCAAAGCCCCCGGCGGCGCTCCCGCCAACGTCGCCATCGCCGTCTCCCGCCTCGGCGGACGATCCGCGTTCGTCGGAAAGCTCGGCGACGACGAGTTCGGCCACATGCTGGCCGGGATCCTGAGGAAAAACGGCGTCGCCGATCAGGGCATCAACTTCGATACGGGAGCAAGGACCGCCTTGGCGTTCGTGACGTTGAAGGCCGACGGAGATCGGGAGTTTATGTTTTACCGGAATCCCAGCGCCGATATGCTTCTCCGTCCCGATGAGCTCGACCTCGAGCTCATCAGATCC GCTAAAGTGTTTCACTATGGATCAATAAGCTTAATAGTGGAGCCATGTAGGTCGGCTCACTTGAAGGCAATGGAAGTGGCGAAAGAAGCCGGAGCTCTTCTTTCCTACGACCCAAACCTCAGGGAGCCTCTGTGGCCATCAAAGGAAGAAGCCAAGACACAGATCATGAGCATCTGGGACAAGGCTGAGATCATCAAGGTTAGCGACGTTGAGCTTGAGTTTCTAACTGGAAGCAACAAGATCGATGATGAGACCGCAATGTCCTTGTGGCATCCCAACTTGAAGCTCTTGCTTGTCACTCTCGGTGAAAAGGGTTGCCGGTATTACGCCAAG AACTTCCGTGGATCCGTTGACCCTTTCCATGTGAACGCTGTGGATACAACCGGAGCTGGAGATTCCTTTGTTGGTGCCCTCCTAAACAAGATTGCAGATGATCACTCCATTCTCGAG GACGAAGAGAGATTGAGAAAGGTGCTAAGATTCGCAAACGCTTGTGGAGCAATCACCACAACCAAGAAAGGAGCTATTCCAGCTCTTCCTTCAGAAGCTGAAGTTCTCAGCTTTcttgaaaagaaatga
- the LOC106448082 gene encoding nucleolar protein 58-like gives MACTTDFRCLDEGFGGKTAKRKRESQEQAAADADEASMDIDSAHPPSAKRSAVASSEDPDKPVAVAAIGRPTYDGVIAGKVSGRNWKTPRTHRSSGRFVRNKGPDLEEMKRQREIKKAYRERKNELKEEIRSHKVEKRKKKEEREKRKAENVLRTGTKLQKITNPKTLKKIAKSKQRKHLKVIPDEVVNGNKKS, from the coding sequence atggctTGCACCACAGATTTCCGGTGCCTCGACGAAGGATTCGGCGGCAAAACCGCCAAACGCAAACGCGAATCTCAGGAACAAGCCGCCGCCGACGCCGACGAAGCCTCGATGGACATCGATTCCGCCCACCCTCCCTCCGCGAAACGCAGCGCCGTCGCCTCCTCGGAAGATCCAGACAAGCCCGTGGCCGTGGCCGCCATCGGGAGACCGACGTACGACGGCGTTATCGCCGGGAAAGTATCGGGACGCAACTGGAAGACGCCGCGGACTCACAGGTCGTCGGGGAGGTTCGTGAGGAACAAGGGGCCGGATctggaggagatgaagaggcAGAGGGAGATCAAGAAGGCGTACAGGGAGAGGAAGAACGAGCTCAAGGAGGAGATTAGGAGTCATAAGgtggagaagaggaagaagaaggaagagaggGAGAAGAGGAAGGCGGAGAATGTTTTGAGGACGGGGACGAAGCTGCAGAAGATTACGAACCCTAAGACGTTGAAGAAGATCGCCAAGTCGAAGCAGAGGAAGCATCTTAAAGTGATTCCTGATGAGGTGGTGAACGGGAACAAGAAgagttaa
- the LOC106445699 gene encoding gamma-secretase subunit APH1-like — MTVAAGIGYALLALGPSLSLFVSVISRKPFLILTLLSSTLVWLVSLIILSGLWRPFLPLKANVWWPYALLVLSSVCFQEALRFLFWKLYMRLEDVLDSFADRISRPRLFLTDKLQIALAGGLGHGVAHAVFFCLSLLTPAFGPATFYVDRCSKVPFFLVSAIIALAFVTIHTFSMVIAFEGYAKGNKVDQVIVPVIHLSAGMLTLVNFASEGCVIGVPLLYLVASLTLLHCGKMVWQRLIESRNQSGSTLR, encoded by the exons ATGACGGTCGCGGCGGGGATAGGCTACGCGCTTCTTGCTCTAGGACCGTCTCTTTCACTCTTCGTCTCCGTCATCTCCAGAAAGCCCTTTCTCATCCTCACTCTTCTCTCCAG TACGTTGGTGTGGCTAGTGAGTCTGATCATCTTGTCGGGACTGTGGAGGCCTTTTCTCCCTCTGAAAGCCAATGTGTGGTGGCCTTATGCTTTACTTGTTCTCTCCTCTGTTTGCTTCCAGGAAGCTCTTCGCTTTCTTTTCTGGAAGCTTTACAT GAGGCTTGAAGATGTCTTGGATTCCTTTGCGGATCGGATCTCTAGGCCCCGCTTGTTTCTCACTGATAAGCTTCAGATTGCTCTAG CTGGGGGTTTAGGTCATGGTGTGGCTCAtgctgttttcttttgtttgagcCTCTTAACTCCCGCATTTGGTCCAGCCACATTCTATGTCGACAGATGTTCGAAGGTCCCATTCTTTCTCGTCTCTG CGATCATTGCTCTTGCATTTGTCACGATCCACACATTCTCCATGGTCATTGCTTTCGAAGGGTATGCAAAAGGCAACAAAGTTGATCAAGTTATAGTTCCAGTCATACACCTTTCTGCTGGAATGTTG ACATTGGTGAATTTTGCATCGGAAGGCTGTGTGATCGGCGTTCCTCTTCTTTACCTTGTGGCATCATTGACTCTTCTGCATTGTGGAAAGATGGTTTGGCAAAGGCTGATCGAAAGCCGGAACCAAAGTGGCTCGACCCTACGGTGA
- the LOC106445698 gene encoding endonuclease III homolog 1, chloroplastic isoform X1: protein MILVNRAVSTTLDNVAWFSRVRTMNRKIHSTVSSSSKANSVRIQHSRSEDSDPETANGASGSSETLVYTRKKRLKQEALEPLEKKSQQLCGLPDIEEFAFKKNTRSSKRSTTETNISVASASTAGRSTETIITPTSTKTAGSPPENWVQVLEGIRQMRSSGDAPVDSMGCDKAGSFLPPLERRFAVLLGSLLSSQTKDQVNNAAIHRLHQNGLLTPEAIDKADESTIKELIYPVGFYARKATYMKKVAKICLEKYNGDIPSSLDDLLALPGIGPKMAHLILHIAWNDVQGICVDTHVHRICNRLGWVSRPATKQKTSSPEETRVALQQWLPKEEWVAINPLLVGFGQTICTPLRPRCEACSVARLCPAAFKEASSPSSKLKKSKQSKEL from the exons ATGATTCTCGTTAACAGAGCCGTTTCTACAACCCTTGACAACGTCGCTTGGTTTTCTCGAGTCCGAACCATGAATCGCAAAATTCACTCCactgtctcttcttcttctaaagCCAACTCCGTGAGAATCCAACATTCTCGCTCCGAAGATTCAGACCCAG AAACAGCCAATGGAGCTTCTGGGTCGTCGGAGACTCTAGTATACACCCGGAAGAAAAGGCTGAAACAGGAAGCTTTGGAGCCTCTGGAGAAAAAATCA CAGCAGCTATGTGGATTGCCTGATATAGAAGAATTTGCTTTCAAAAAGAATACTAGATCATCGA AGAGGTCAACAACGGAAACTAACATCTCTGTGGCTTCAGCCAGCACAGCAG GGAGGTCAACGGAAACTATAATCACTCCGACTTCAACCAAAACAGCAG GAAGCCCGCCTGAAAACTGGGTACAAGTGCTCGAGGGCATTCGTCAAATGAGATCATCTGGAGATGCACCAGTTGATTCTATGGGATGTGATAAAGCTGGAAGCTTTCTGCCTCCTTTG GAAAGAAGATTTGCTGTCTTGTTAGGATCACTTCTTTCAAGTCAGACTAAAGATCAAGTTAATAATG CTGCAATACATCGTCTTCATCAAAACGGCCTTCTCACTCCCGAAGCCATTGACAAGGCTGATGAATCAACCATAAAAGAACTGATCTATCCG GTTGGCTTTTATGCAAGGAAGGCTACATATATGAAGAAAGTAGCTAAAATCTGTTTAGAGAAATATAACGGAGACATTCCAAGCTCTTTGGACGATCTACTTGCGCTTCCGGGGATTGGTCCCAAGATGGCACATTTg ATTCTGCATATAGCATGGAATGATGTTCAAGGTATCTGTGTAGATACACATGTCCATCGCATCTGCAATCGACTTGGTTGGGTGTCTCGGCCAGCAACCAAACAG AAAACTTCGTCTCCAGAGGAAACAAGAGTAGCTTTGCAACAATGGCTTCCAAAGGAAGAATGGGTTGCCATTAACCCGCTTCTG GTGGGATTTGGACAAACGATTTGCACACCGCTGAGACCTCGTTGCGAAGCCTGCAGTGTTGCTAGGCTTTGTCCTGCTGCTTTCAAAGAGGCTTCAAGTCCATCATCCAAGTTGAAGAAATCTAAGCAAAGCAAAGAACTATGA
- the LOC106445698 gene encoding endonuclease III homolog 1, chloroplastic isoform X4 — MILVNRAVSTTLDNVAWFSRVRTMNRKIHSTVSSSSKANSVRIQHSRSEDSDPANGASGSSETLVYTRKKRLKQEALEPLEKKSQLCGLPDIEEFAFKKNTRSSKRSTTETNISVASASTAGRSTETIITPTSTKTAGSPPENWVQVLEGIRQMRSSGDAPVDSMGCDKAGSFLPPLERRFAVLLGSLLSSQTKDQVNNAAIHRLHQNGLLTPEAIDKADESTIKELIYPVGFYARKATYMKKVAKICLEKYNGDIPSSLDDLLALPGIGPKMAHLILHIAWNDVQGICVDTHVHRICNRLGWVSRPATKQKTSSPEETRVALQQWLPKEEWVAINPLLVGFGQTICTPLRPRCEACSVARLCPAAFKEASSPSSKLKKSKQSKEL, encoded by the exons ATGATTCTCGTTAACAGAGCCGTTTCTACAACCCTTGACAACGTCGCTTGGTTTTCTCGAGTCCGAACCATGAATCGCAAAATTCACTCCactgtctcttcttcttctaaagCCAACTCCGTGAGAATCCAACATTCTCGCTCCGAAGATTCAGACCCAG CCAATGGAGCTTCTGGGTCGTCGGAGACTCTAGTATACACCCGGAAGAAAAGGCTGAAACAGGAAGCTTTGGAGCCTCTGGAGAAAAAATCA CAGCTATGTGGATTGCCTGATATAGAAGAATTTGCTTTCAAAAAGAATACTAGATCATCGA AGAGGTCAACAACGGAAACTAACATCTCTGTGGCTTCAGCCAGCACAGCAG GGAGGTCAACGGAAACTATAATCACTCCGACTTCAACCAAAACAGCAG GAAGCCCGCCTGAAAACTGGGTACAAGTGCTCGAGGGCATTCGTCAAATGAGATCATCTGGAGATGCACCAGTTGATTCTATGGGATGTGATAAAGCTGGAAGCTTTCTGCCTCCTTTG GAAAGAAGATTTGCTGTCTTGTTAGGATCACTTCTTTCAAGTCAGACTAAAGATCAAGTTAATAATG CTGCAATACATCGTCTTCATCAAAACGGCCTTCTCACTCCCGAAGCCATTGACAAGGCTGATGAATCAACCATAAAAGAACTGATCTATCCG GTTGGCTTTTATGCAAGGAAGGCTACATATATGAAGAAAGTAGCTAAAATCTGTTTAGAGAAATATAACGGAGACATTCCAAGCTCTTTGGACGATCTACTTGCGCTTCCGGGGATTGGTCCCAAGATGGCACATTTg ATTCTGCATATAGCATGGAATGATGTTCAAGGTATCTGTGTAGATACACATGTCCATCGCATCTGCAATCGACTTGGTTGGGTGTCTCGGCCAGCAACCAAACAG AAAACTTCGTCTCCAGAGGAAACAAGAGTAGCTTTGCAACAATGGCTTCCAAAGGAAGAATGGGTTGCCATTAACCCGCTTCTG GTGGGATTTGGACAAACGATTTGCACACCGCTGAGACCTCGTTGCGAAGCCTGCAGTGTTGCTAGGCTTTGTCCTGCTGCTTTCAAAGAGGCTTCAAGTCCATCATCCAAGTTGAAGAAATCTAAGCAAAGCAAAGAACTATGA
- the LOC106445698 gene encoding endonuclease III homolog 1, chloroplastic isoform X3 — translation MILVNRAVSTTLDNVAWFSRVRTMNRKIHSTVSSSSKANSVRIQHSRSEDSDPANGASGSSETLVYTRKKRLKQEALEPLEKKSQQLCGLPDIEEFAFKKNTRSSKRSTTETNISVASASTAGRSTETIITPTSTKTAGSPPENWVQVLEGIRQMRSSGDAPVDSMGCDKAGSFLPPLERRFAVLLGSLLSSQTKDQVNNAAIHRLHQNGLLTPEAIDKADESTIKELIYPVGFYARKATYMKKVAKICLEKYNGDIPSSLDDLLALPGIGPKMAHLILHIAWNDVQGICVDTHVHRICNRLGWVSRPATKQKTSSPEETRVALQQWLPKEEWVAINPLLVGFGQTICTPLRPRCEACSVARLCPAAFKEASSPSSKLKKSKQSKEL, via the exons ATGATTCTCGTTAACAGAGCCGTTTCTACAACCCTTGACAACGTCGCTTGGTTTTCTCGAGTCCGAACCATGAATCGCAAAATTCACTCCactgtctcttcttcttctaaagCCAACTCCGTGAGAATCCAACATTCTCGCTCCGAAGATTCAGACCCAG CCAATGGAGCTTCTGGGTCGTCGGAGACTCTAGTATACACCCGGAAGAAAAGGCTGAAACAGGAAGCTTTGGAGCCTCTGGAGAAAAAATCA CAGCAGCTATGTGGATTGCCTGATATAGAAGAATTTGCTTTCAAAAAGAATACTAGATCATCGA AGAGGTCAACAACGGAAACTAACATCTCTGTGGCTTCAGCCAGCACAGCAG GGAGGTCAACGGAAACTATAATCACTCCGACTTCAACCAAAACAGCAG GAAGCCCGCCTGAAAACTGGGTACAAGTGCTCGAGGGCATTCGTCAAATGAGATCATCTGGAGATGCACCAGTTGATTCTATGGGATGTGATAAAGCTGGAAGCTTTCTGCCTCCTTTG GAAAGAAGATTTGCTGTCTTGTTAGGATCACTTCTTTCAAGTCAGACTAAAGATCAAGTTAATAATG CTGCAATACATCGTCTTCATCAAAACGGCCTTCTCACTCCCGAAGCCATTGACAAGGCTGATGAATCAACCATAAAAGAACTGATCTATCCG GTTGGCTTTTATGCAAGGAAGGCTACATATATGAAGAAAGTAGCTAAAATCTGTTTAGAGAAATATAACGGAGACATTCCAAGCTCTTTGGACGATCTACTTGCGCTTCCGGGGATTGGTCCCAAGATGGCACATTTg ATTCTGCATATAGCATGGAATGATGTTCAAGGTATCTGTGTAGATACACATGTCCATCGCATCTGCAATCGACTTGGTTGGGTGTCTCGGCCAGCAACCAAACAG AAAACTTCGTCTCCAGAGGAAACAAGAGTAGCTTTGCAACAATGGCTTCCAAAGGAAGAATGGGTTGCCATTAACCCGCTTCTG GTGGGATTTGGACAAACGATTTGCACACCGCTGAGACCTCGTTGCGAAGCCTGCAGTGTTGCTAGGCTTTGTCCTGCTGCTTTCAAAGAGGCTTCAAGTCCATCATCCAAGTTGAAGAAATCTAAGCAAAGCAAAGAACTATGA
- the LOC106445698 gene encoding endonuclease III homolog 1, chloroplastic isoform X2 gives MILVNRAVSTTLDNVAWFSRVRTMNRKIHSTVSSSSKANSVRIQHSRSEDSDPETANGASGSSETLVYTRKKRLKQEALEPLEKKSQLCGLPDIEEFAFKKNTRSSKRSTTETNISVASASTAGRSTETIITPTSTKTAGSPPENWVQVLEGIRQMRSSGDAPVDSMGCDKAGSFLPPLERRFAVLLGSLLSSQTKDQVNNAAIHRLHQNGLLTPEAIDKADESTIKELIYPVGFYARKATYMKKVAKICLEKYNGDIPSSLDDLLALPGIGPKMAHLILHIAWNDVQGICVDTHVHRICNRLGWVSRPATKQKTSSPEETRVALQQWLPKEEWVAINPLLVGFGQTICTPLRPRCEACSVARLCPAAFKEASSPSSKLKKSKQSKEL, from the exons ATGATTCTCGTTAACAGAGCCGTTTCTACAACCCTTGACAACGTCGCTTGGTTTTCTCGAGTCCGAACCATGAATCGCAAAATTCACTCCactgtctcttcttcttctaaagCCAACTCCGTGAGAATCCAACATTCTCGCTCCGAAGATTCAGACCCAG AAACAGCCAATGGAGCTTCTGGGTCGTCGGAGACTCTAGTATACACCCGGAAGAAAAGGCTGAAACAGGAAGCTTTGGAGCCTCTGGAGAAAAAATCA CAGCTATGTGGATTGCCTGATATAGAAGAATTTGCTTTCAAAAAGAATACTAGATCATCGA AGAGGTCAACAACGGAAACTAACATCTCTGTGGCTTCAGCCAGCACAGCAG GGAGGTCAACGGAAACTATAATCACTCCGACTTCAACCAAAACAGCAG GAAGCCCGCCTGAAAACTGGGTACAAGTGCTCGAGGGCATTCGTCAAATGAGATCATCTGGAGATGCACCAGTTGATTCTATGGGATGTGATAAAGCTGGAAGCTTTCTGCCTCCTTTG GAAAGAAGATTTGCTGTCTTGTTAGGATCACTTCTTTCAAGTCAGACTAAAGATCAAGTTAATAATG CTGCAATACATCGTCTTCATCAAAACGGCCTTCTCACTCCCGAAGCCATTGACAAGGCTGATGAATCAACCATAAAAGAACTGATCTATCCG GTTGGCTTTTATGCAAGGAAGGCTACATATATGAAGAAAGTAGCTAAAATCTGTTTAGAGAAATATAACGGAGACATTCCAAGCTCTTTGGACGATCTACTTGCGCTTCCGGGGATTGGTCCCAAGATGGCACATTTg ATTCTGCATATAGCATGGAATGATGTTCAAGGTATCTGTGTAGATACACATGTCCATCGCATCTGCAATCGACTTGGTTGGGTGTCTCGGCCAGCAACCAAACAG AAAACTTCGTCTCCAGAGGAAACAAGAGTAGCTTTGCAACAATGGCTTCCAAAGGAAGAATGGGTTGCCATTAACCCGCTTCTG GTGGGATTTGGACAAACGATTTGCACACCGCTGAGACCTCGTTGCGAAGCCTGCAGTGTTGCTAGGCTTTGTCCTGCTGCTTTCAAAGAGGCTTCAAGTCCATCATCCAAGTTGAAGAAATCTAAGCAAAGCAAAGAACTATGA
- the LOC106449375 gene encoding uncharacterized protein LOC106449375, whose product MGGGMETNKNKFIEDWGSARENLEHNFRWTRRNFALIGIFGIALPIIVYKGIVKDFHMQDEDAGRPHRKFL is encoded by the exons ATGGGTGGAGGCATGGAGACGAACAAGAACAAGTTCATCGAGGACTGGGGATCCGCGAGGGAGAATCTCGAGCATAACTTCCGATGGACACGTCGCAACTTCGCTCTCATCGGAATCTTCGGCATCGCCCTCCCCATCATCGTCTACAAGGGCATCGTCAAAGATTTC CATATGCAGGACGAAGATGCAGGCAGACCACATAGAAAGTTCCTCTGA